A part of Cannabis sativa cultivar Pink pepper isolate KNU-18-1 chromosome 6, ASM2916894v1, whole genome shotgun sequence genomic DNA contains:
- the LOC133039308 gene encoding uncharacterized protein LOC133039308, with translation MHSGQDKRYKTVNDERFNGSSGRNIPECPKCTKRHLDECRAKACYKCGKEGHIKRNCPLWGQTGNKAEPKKDDKYVPTRVFSITQAEAEASPSVVSGQIPMANTTCKVLFDSGATHSFIASTIVNHINAPSELFTMGFGTMLPSGEVVISRNWLRGIPVRIDGRELFVDLIVLDLFDFDVILGMDFLTKYGASIDCKQKKVVFTPEDGETFEFRG, from the coding sequence ATGCATTCAGGTCAAGACAAGAGGTACAAAACTGTTAACGACGAACGATTTAATGGCAGCAGTGGGCGAAACATTCCAGAATGCCCTAAATGTACCAAACGTCATCTCGACGAGTGTCGCGCAAAAGCATGCTACAAATGTGGAAAGGAAGGACATATCAAACGGAATTGCCCACTGTGGGGACAGACTGGGAACAAAGCAGAACCCAAGAAAGACGACAAGTATGTCCCAACCAGAGTTTTTTCCATCACTCAAGCAGAAGCTGAGGCCAGTCCTTCGGTTGTATCAGGTCAGATTCCTATGGCCAACACCACTTGTAaagttttgtttgattctggtgcAACTCATTCTTTTATTGCTAGTACAATTGttaatcatataaatgcacCAAGTGAATTATTTACTATGGGGTTTGGGACCATGTTACCATCTGGGGAGGTTGTAATCTCTAGAAATTGGCTTAGGGGTATACCTGTTAGGATAGATGGTAGGGAATTATTTGTAGACCtgattgtattagatttatttgattttgatgtaaTCTTGGGCATGGATTTTCTTACCAAATATGGAGCATCAATTGACTGCAAGCAAAAGAAAGTTGTTTTCACACCAGAAGATGGAGAGACATTCGAGTTCAGGGGGTAG
- the LOC133039309 gene encoding uncharacterized protein LOC133039309 yields MVLATEVRVRLISEIEELEAWSAYVFWSVWFRRLEMPPRRSGWEESLPALEGIIHRQDEELRQLRRQPEPPVQIRQDAKNRDPPAAVVYPATEARHEMLAERFQKQHPPEFEGGIDPVVAEEWISRRESILQILRVDGNDRVKCASYMLRKDARIWWEVVEQTKDVDTMNWDGFKKIFNEKYYNSAVLARKVDEFTGLVQGSLTVTEYAQKFDRLVKFAPDLVPTDRVRAHRFVEGLKPMVARDVEIVSRGQFSYAQVVEMALTAERSENKIWKENATRRESKKGGANSNDHKKRGQD; encoded by the exons atggtcttagcaactgag gtaagggtaaggctaatcAGTGAGATTGAAGAGCTTGAGGCGTGGTCtgcat ATGTGTTTTGGTCTGTGTGGTTTAGGAGATTAGAAATGCCTCCTAGAAGGTCA GGATGGGAAGAGAGCCTTCCCGCACTGGAAGGAATCATTCATAGGCAGGATGAAGAACTTCGTCAGTTGAGACGTCAACCGGAGCCGCCAGTCCAAATAAGGCAGGATGCAAAAAATAGAGACCCACCAGCTGCAGTGGTATATCCTGCTACAGAGGCTAGACATGAGATGTTAGCAGAGAGATTTCAAAAACAACATCCACCTGAGTTTGAAGGAGGCATAGACCCAGTGGTGGCTGAAGAGTGGATAAGTCGCAGAGAAAGCATTTTGCAGATTCTAAGGGTCGATGGGAATGACCGAGTGAAGTGTGCATCATACATGCTGAGGAAAGATGCTCGTATCTGgtgggaggtggtggaacaaacaAAGGATGTAGATACCATGAACTGGGATGGTTTCAAAAAGATTTTTAATGAGAAATATTATAACTCAGCAGTTCTAGCAAGGAAGGTCGATGAATTTACTGGATTAGTCCAAGGGAGCCTTACTGTGactgagtatgcacaaaaatttgaTAGATTGGTGAAGTTCGCTCCAGATCTGGTACCTACTGATAGAGTGCGAGCACATCGATTTGTGGAAGGCCTGAAACCAATGGTTGCTCGAGATGTGGAAATTGTGTCAAGGGGTCAATTTAGTTATGCTCAAGTTGTCGAAATGGCTCTTACGGCGGAGCGAAGtgaaaacaaaatttggaaggaaaatgctaCTAGGAGAGAATCTAAGAAAGGTGGAGCCAATTCTAATGACCACAAGAAACGGGGACAGGACTAG